From Synchiropus splendidus isolate RoL2022-P1 chromosome 10, RoL_Sspl_1.0, whole genome shotgun sequence, the proteins below share one genomic window:
- the usp9 gene encoding probable ubiquitin carboxyl-terminal hydrolase FAF-X isoform X11 translates to MTATTRGSPVGGNDSQGQGQAPDAQSQPPLPQNQTSSPNSSNENSPVSPPDESGQGEGTHQLEEEEPAFPHTDLAKLDDMINRPRWVVPVLPKGELELLLEAAIDLSKKGLDVKCEACQRFFRDGLTISFTKILTDEAVSGWKFEIHRCIINNTHRLVELCVAKLSQDWFPLLELLAMATNPQCKFHIYNGTRPSETVPAGTQLADDELYARPPDPRSPKGWLVDLINKFGTLNGFQMLHDRFMSGQALNVQIIAALIKPFGQCYEFLTLHTVKKYFLPVIEMVPQFLENLTDEELKKEAKNEAKNDALSMIIKSLKNLASRVPGQEETVKNLEIFRLKMILRLLQISSFNGKMNALNEVNKVISSVSYYTHRHNPEEEEWLTAERMAEWIQQNHILSIVLRDSLHQPQYVEKLEKILRFVIKEKALTMQDLDNIWAAQAGKHEAIVKNVHDLLAKLAWDFSPEQLDHLFDCFKASWTNASKKQREKLLELIRRLAEDDKDGVMAHKVLNLLWNLAHSDDVPVDIMDQALSAHIKILDYSCSQDRDTQKIQWIDRFIEELRTNDKWVIPALKQIREICSLFGEAPQNLSQSQRSPHVFYRHDLINQLQNNHSLVTLVAENLSAYMETMRQFSKEEQAEFDPQTVRPGSRYSHVQEVQERLNFLRFLLKDGQLWLCAPQAKQIWKCLAENAVFLCDREACFKWYSKLMGDEPDLDPDINKDFFENNVLQLDPSLLTENGMKCFERFFKAVNCREGKLVAKRRAYMMDDLELIGLDYLWRVVIQGSDDIASRAIDLLKEIYTNLGPKLQVNQVEIHEDFIQSCFDRLKASYDTLCVLDGDKDSINCARQEAIRMVRVLTVLKEYINECDSDYHEERTILPMSRAFRGKHITLIIRFPNQGRQVDDLDIWSHTNDTIGSVRRGILNRIKANAAHTKIELFIGGEVVDPADDRKLIGQLNLKDKTLITAKLTQVGANMPSSPDSSSDSSTGSPGNHGNHYSDGPNPEVESCLPGVIMSLHLRYISFLWQVADLGCNLNMPLLRDGARVLMKLMPPDNSTVENLRAVCLDHAKLGENSLSPSLDSRFFGPPPSQVLYLIEVVYALLMPASATMGEDASDFQYNFLKSGGLPLVLSMLTRNNFLPSADMETRRGAYLNALKIAKLLLTAVGFGHVKVVAEACQPNADGNIPVSPINQATHDQALVLQSALQNIPNPASECMLRNVAIRLAQQISDENFFQASKYIPDICVIRAVQKIVWASGCGTVQLVFSSNEDISKIYEKTNAAKEPDGEDEQVCCEALEVMTLCFALMPTALDTLSKEKAWQTFIIDLLLHCHSRSVRQMAQEQFFLMATRCCMGHRPLLFFITLLFTVLGTTAKERAKHAGDYFTLLRHLLNYAYNSNINLPNAEVLLNNEIDWLKRIRDEVKRTGETGVEETILEGHLGVTKELLAFQTPEKKYYIGCEKGGANLIKELIDDFIFPASNVYIQYMKSGEFPTEQAIPVCSTPASINAGFELLVALAVGCVRNLKQIVDILTDMYYLGCETLTEWEYLPPVGPRPNKGFVGLKNAGATCYMNSVIQQLYMIPPIRNGILAIEGTGTDVDDDMSGDEKQENESNVDPRDEVFSYHHQFDDKLAGKSEDRKEYNIGVLRHLQVIFGHLAASRLQYYVPRGFWKQFRLWGEPVNLREQHDALEFFNSLVDSLDEALKALGHPAMLSKVLGGSFADQKICQGCPHRYECEESFTALNVDIRNHQNLLDSMEQYVKGDLLEGANAYHCEKCNKKVDTVKRLLIKKLPPVLAIQLKRFDYDWERECAIKFNDYFEFPRELDMEPYTVAGVAKLEGDDVNPENQVIQQNEPSEPTPPCSSKYRLVGVLVHSGQASGGHYYSYIIQRNGGDGEKNRWYKFDDGDVTECKMDDEEEMKNQCFGGEYMGEVFDHMMKRMSYRRQKRWWNAYILFYERMDSLDKDSELVKYISELTVSNTKPHQVKMPGVIECSVRKQNVQFMHNRMQYSLEYFQFIKKLLTCNSVYLNPPSGQEHLLPEAEEIAMISAQLAARFLFSTGFHTKKVVRGPASDWYDALCILLRHSKNVRYWFAHNVLFAYPNRFSEYLLECPSAEVRGAFSKLIVFIAHFSLQDGPCPSPTASPGSTAQGCDNLSLSDHLLRAVLHLLRREVSEHGRHLQQYFNLFVMYANLGLAEKTQLLKLNVPATFMMVALDEGPGPPIKYQYAELGKLYTVVSQLVRCCDVSSRMQSSINGNPPLPNPYGDPNLTAPVMPLQQVVAELLFVRTSYVKKIIEDCSNSEETVKLVRFNCWENPQFSSTVLSELLWQVAYSYTYELRPYLDLLLQILLIEDSWQTHRIHNVLKGIPDDRDGLFDTIQRSKNHYQKRAYQCIKCMVALFTNCSVAYQILQSNGDLKRKWTWAVEWLGDELERRPYTGNPQYTYNNWSPPVQSNETSNGYFLERSHSARMTLAKACELCPEEEPDEQEAPDDQDSSPPEDTSLYPHSPGTAQFQQNNHPHGQPYTGPAAQHMNNPQRPGPASAPTPGPTQTPVPGPGPSPGPGSRAQENWERTEEVAPAPTSTPAPALPEE, encoded by the exons ATGACGGCCACCACGCGTGGCTCTCCAGTGGGGGGCAATGACAGTCAGGGCCAGGGGCAGGCTCCTGATGCTCAAAGCCAACCTCCATTGCCACAGAACCAG ACCTCATCCCCAAACTCATCTAATGAGAACTCTCCAGTGAGCCCGCCAGATGAATCTGGCCAAGGGGAGGGGACTCATCagctggaagaggaggagcccGCCTTCCCTCACACTGACCTAGCCAAGCTAGATGATATGATCAATAG GCCTCGATGGGTTGTCCCAGTTTTGCCAAAAGGGGAGTTGGAACTTCTCTTGGAAGCAGCTATAGATCTGAGCAAAAAAG gACTGGATGTGAAGTGTGAGGCATGTCAGCGGTTTTTCCGGGACGGTCTGACCATCTCATTTACAAAGATCCTGACCGATGAAGCCGTTAGTGGTTGGAAGTTTGAAATTCAT AGGTGTATCATAAATAACACACATCGGTTGGTGGAGCTGTGTGTTGCCAAGCTGTCACAGGACTGGTTCCCCCTATTGGAGTTGCTGGCTATGGCCACCAATCCCCAGTGCAAGTTCCACATCTACAACGGCACAAGGCCCTCTGAGACAGTACCTGCTGGAACACAGTTGGCTGACGATGAGCTATACGCCAGGCCACCAGATCCTCGCTCGCCAAAG GGCTGGCTGGTGGACTTGATCAACAAATTTGGCACGTTAAACGGGTTTCAAATGTTGCACGATCGCTTCATGAGTGGCCAAGCACTGAACGTCCAGATCATCGCTGCACTTATCAA GCCTTTTGGCCAGTGTTATGAGTTCCTCACCTTGCACACAGTAAAGAAGTACTTCCTCCCAGTCATCGAAATGGTCCCCCAGTTTCTAGAGAACCTCACAGatgaggagctgaagaaagaggCCAAGAATGAAGCCAAAAACGACGCACTGTCCATGATAATCAAGTCTCTGAAGAACCTGGCTTCTCGTGTGCCAGGGCAGGAGGAGACTGTGAAGAATTTAGAAATTTTTAGGTTAAAAATGATTCTTAG GTTATTGCAAATTTCTTCTTTTAACGGCAAAATGAATGCACTAAATGAAGTAAATAAAGTGATCTCCAGTGTGTCCTACTACACGCACCGGCATAACCCTGAAGAGGAGGAGTGGCTAACTGCAGAGCGCATGGCG GAGTGGATCCAGCAGAACCACATCCTCTCCATCGTCCTGAGGGACAGTCTGCATCAGCCGCAGTACGTCGAGAAACTGGAGAAAATCCTTCGCTTCGTTATCAAAGAAAAAGCTCTTACAATGCAGGATCTTGACAACATCTGGGCTGCCCAG GCTGGCAAGCACGAAGCCATTGTGAAGAATGTCCATGACCTCTTGGCCAAACTGGCTTGGGATTTCTCTCCTGAACAGCTTGATCATCTTTTCGACTGTTTCAAA GCAAGCTGGACCAATGCCAGTAAGAAGCAGCGTGAAAAACTTCTGGAACTCATCCGGCGCTTGGCTGAGGATGATAAGGACGGAGTGATGGCCCACAAGGTCCTCAACCTGCTGTGGAACTTGGCACACAGTGACGACGTGCCTGTAGACATCATGGACCAAGCACTTAGTGCTCACATTAAAATCCTTGATTACAGTTGCTCACAA GATAGAGACACTCAAAAGATCCAGTGGATAGACCGTTTCATTGAGGAGCTGCGAACCAACGACAAGTGGGTGATCCCAGCCCTGAAGCAAATCAGAGAAATCTGTAGCCTCTTTGGAGAAGCGCCCCAAAACCTCAG CCAATCCCAGAGAAGTCCTCATGTGTTTTACCGTCATGACCTGATCAATCAGCTGCAAAATAACCATTCCCTGGTTACGCTGGTAGCTGAGAACCTCTCTGCCTACATGGAGACGATGAGGCAGTTTTCCAAAG AAGAGCAGGCAGAGTTTGACCCGCAAACGGTCAGACCAGGAAGCCGCTACAGTCATGTCCAGGAAGTGCAAGAGCGACTCAACTTCCTGAG GTTCCTCCTAAAAGATGGCCAGCTATGGCTGTGTGCCCCTCAGGCCAAGCAGATCTGGAAGTGCCTGGCGGAGAATGCCGTCTTTCTCTGTGACCGTGAGGCCTGCTTCAAATG GTACTCCAAACTGATGGGGGACGAGCCGGACCTGGATCCAGATATCAATAAAGACTTTTTTGAGAACAACGTCCTCCAGTTGGACCCGTCTTTACTGACTGAAAATGGCATGAAGTGCTTTGAGAGATTCTTCAAAGCGGTCAACTGCAGGGAGGGCAAGTTGGTGGCTAAGCGCAGGGCCTACATGATGGATGACCTGGAACTAATAGGCTTGGACTACCTCTGGAGG GTGGTCATTCAGGGAAGTGATGACATTGCCAGTCGCGCCATAGACCTGCTGAAAGAGATCTACACCAATCTCGGACCAAAACTACAAGTCAATCAG GTGGAAATACACGAAGATTTCATCCAGTCATGTTTTGACCGTCTGAAAGCTTCCTATGACACGTTGTGCGTGTTGGATGGAGACAAGGACAGCATCAACTGTGCTCGTCAGGAGGCCATTCGGATGGTGCGAGTTCTCACTGTGCTGAAAGAATACATTAATGAGTGTGACAGTGACTATCACGAGGAAAGGACCATCTTACCCATGTCCAG AGCCTTCAGGGGAAAGCATATCACTTTGATCATTAGATTCCCCAACCAGGGTCGGCAGGTGGACGACCTAGATATCTGGTCTCACACCAACGACACAATTGGCTCAGTGCGACGCGGGATCCTGAACCGGATCAAGGCGAACGCTGCACATACAAAGATTGAGCTTTTCATTGGAGGAGAAGTGGTGGACCCTGCTGATGACAGAAAGCTCATCGGACAGCTCAATTTGAAGGACAAAACG CTTATCACAGCCAAACTGACCCAGGTGGGTGCCAATATGCCCTCAAGCCCTGACAGCTCTTCTGACTCTTCCACTGGCTCCCctggtaaccatggcaaccactATAGCGATGGCCCAAACCCTGAGGTGGAAAGCTGTCTTCCTGGCGTG ATTATGTCCCTGCATCTCCGCTACATCTCCTTCCTGTGGCAGGTAGCCGATCTGGGCTGCAACCTTAACATGCCACTGCTCAGAGACGGAGCCCGGGTTCTCATGAAACTAATGCCTCCAG ACAACAGTACAGTAGAAAATCTGCGAGCTGTGTGTCTAGACCATGCCAAGCTGGGAGAGAACAGCCTCAGTCCGTCACTGGACTCACGTTTCTTCGGGCCTCCACCCTCACAAGTGCTCTACCTTATCGAG GTGGTGTATGCTTTGCTGATGCCAGCCAGTGCCACGATGGGTGAAGACGCCAGTGACTTCCAGTACAACTTTCTGAAGAGCGGTGGGCTCCCATTGGTGCTGAGCATGTTGACCAGGAACAACTTCCTCCCCTCAGCAGACATGGAAACTCGGCGAGGAGCGTACCTCAATGCGTTGAAGATCGCCAAACTCCTCCTGACTGCCGTAGGCTTCGGGCACGTGAAGGTGGTGGCGGAGGCCTGCCAGCCAAACGCTGATGGAAATATTCCTGTCTCGCCG attAATCAGGCCACCCATGACCAAGCTCTGGTCCTTCAGAGTGCCCTTCAAAATATCCCGAATCCTGCCTCAGAATGTATGCTGCGCAACGTAGCCATCCGTCTGGCACAGCAGATCTCAGATGAG AACTTCTTCCAGGCATCCAAGTACATCCCTGACATCTGTGTGATCCGAGCGGTACAGAAAATTGTCTGGGCGTCAGGATGTGGTACTGTGCAGCTTGTCTTCAGTTCTAATGAAGATATTAGCAAGATTTATGAGAAG ACAAATGCTGCAAAGGAGCCAGACGGCGAGGACGAGCAGGTTTGCTGCGAGGCTTTGGAAGTGATGACGCTTTGTTTCGCCCTAATGCCCACTGCTTTAGACACCCTGAGTAAAGAGAAGGCCTGGCAAACCTTCATCATTGACTTGCTGCTTCACTGCCACAGCAG ATCGGTGCGTCAGATGGCCCAGGAACAGTTTTTCTTGATGGCAACCCGATGCTGTATGGGCCATCGTCCcctgctcttcttcatcacccTCCTCTTCACTGTGCTTGGG ACCACTGCCAAGGAGCGAGCCAAACATGCGGGTGACTACTTCACGTTGCTCAGGCATCTCCTCAACTATGCCTACAACAGCAACATCAACCTGCCAAACGCTGAGGTGCTGCTCAACAATGAGATCGATTGGCTGAAGCGAATACGA GATGAGGTTAAAAGGACGGGAGAGACGGGTGTGGAGGAGACGATTCTCGAAGGCCACCTTGGGGTCACAAAGGAGCTTCTTGCCTTCCAGACACCTGAGAAGAAGTATTACATAGGATGTGAGAAGGGCGGAGCAAATCTCATCAAG GAGTTGATTGACGACTTCATCTTCCCAGCGTCAAATGTTTACATTCAGTACATGAAAAGTGGGGAGTTCCCGACTGAGCAGGCCATACCCGTGTGTAGTACCCCGGCTTCCATCAACGCTGGCTTTGAGCTCTTGGTTGCGCTGGCTGTGGGCTGCGTCCGGAATCTCAAGCAGATAGTGGACATTCTCACAGACATGTACTATTTAG GCTGTGAAACATTGACGGAGTGGGAGTACCTGCCGCCTGTCGGTCCACGACCGAACAAAGGTTTCGTTGGTCTGAAGAACGCTGGTGCCACATGCTACATGAACTCAGTCATTCAGCAGCTGTACATGATTCCCCCGATCCGAAACGGCATCCTGGCAATCGAAGGCACTGGcacagatgtggatgatgaCATGTCAGGGGATGAGAAGCAGGAGAATGAG aGTAATGTTGATCCTCGAGATGAAGTCTTCAGCTATCATCACCAATTTGATGATAAGCTGGCTGGTAAGTCTGAGGACAGGAAAGAGTACAACATCGGGGTGCTGCGGCACCTGCAGGTCATCTTCGGGCATCTGGCTGCCTCCAGACTGCAGTACTACGTCCCAAGGGGATTCTGGAAACAGTTCAG GTTATGGGGTGAGCCTGTCAACCTGAGGGAGCAACATGATGCTTTGGAGTTCTTCAATTCTTTGGTGGACAGTCTGGATGAAGCTCTGAAAGCTCTCGGCCACCCGGCGATGCTCAGCAAGGTGCTGGGGGGGTCATTTGCTGACCAGAAGATCTGCCAGGGATGCCCTCACAG aTACGAGTGTGAGGAGTCATTTACAGCTCTTAATGTGGACATCCGAAACCACCAGAACCtgttggactccatggagcAGTATGTCAAAGGAGATTTGTTAGAAGGGGCAAACGCCTACCACTGTGAGAAGTGTAACaagaag GTGGACACGGTGAAGCGACTGCTGATTAAGAAGCTTCCACCGGTCCTTGCCATCCAACTGAAGCGCTTCGACTATGACTGGGAGCGGGAGTGTGCCATCAAGTTCAATGACTACTTTGAATTCCCTCGAGAGCTGGACATGGAGCCGTACACTGTAGCTGGTGTGGCTAAGCTTGAGGGGGACGATGTCAACCCGGAGAACCAGGTGATCCAACAGAATGAGCCCTCTGAACCAACGCCTCCTTGCAGCTCCAAGTACCGTCTGGTTGGAGTGCTGGTCCACTCAGGCCAGGCCAGCGGTGGACACTATTACTCGTACATCATCCAAAGGAACGGCGGAGATGGCGAGAAGAACCGCTGGTATAAGTTTGACGACGGCGACGTGACGGAGTGCAAGATGGACGacgaggaggagatgaagaaccAGTGCTTCGGAGGGGAGTACATGGGCGAGGTGTTCGATcacatgatgaagaggatgtcATACCGGAGACAGAAACGCTGGTGGAATGCCTACATCCTCTTTTACGAGCGTATGGACTCGTTAGACAAGGACAGTGAGCTTGTCAAATATATCTCGGAGTTGACCGTCTCCAACACGAAGCCGCATCAGGTCAAGATGCCTGGTGTCATCGAGTGCAGCGTCCGCAAGCAGAACGTCCAATTCATGCACAACCGAATGCAATACAGCCTGGAATATTTCCAGTTCATTAAGAAACTTCTGACCTGTAACAGTGTCTATTTAAACCCCCCTTCAG GACAAGAACACCTTCTGCCAGAGGCGGAAGAGATTGCTATGATAAGTGCTCAGCTGGCTGCTCGGTTCTTATTCAGCACCGGTTTTCACACAAAGAAAGTAGTACGGGGTCCTGCCAGTGACTG GTACGACGCCCTCTGCATCCTGCTGAGACACAGTAAGAATGTACGCTATTGGTTTGCACACAACGTTTTGTTTGCGTACCCCAACCGCTTCTCCGAGTACCTGCTCGAATGCCCGAGCGCTGAGGTCAGAGGCGCATTTTCCAAGCTCATAGTCTTCATCGCTCACTTCTCCCTGCAAGACGGACCCTGCCCCTCCCCGACTGCCTCACCTGGATCTACAGCTCAG GGCTGTGATAACCTCAGTCTTAGCGACCACCTTTTGAGAGCTGTGCTCCACTTGCTCAGACGGGAGGTTTCCGAACACGGCCGTCACCTGCAGCAGTACTTCAACCTTTTTGTCATGTATGCCAATCTGG GCCTGGCAGAGAAGACCCAGCTGCTAAAGCTCAATGTCCCTGCCACGTTCATGATGGTAGCACTGGACGAGGGTCCAGGACCTCCCATCAAGTACCAGTACGCTGAGCTGGGCAAGCTCTACACGGTGGTTTCCCAACTGGTCCGCTGCTGCGATGTGTCGTCACGCATGCAGTCCTCCATCAACG GGAACCCCCCACTCCCAAACCCCTATGGGGATCCCAACCTCACTGCCCCAGTGATGCCGCTGCAGCAGGTGGTCGCGGAGCTCCTCTTCGTGAGGACCAGCTACGTGAAGAAGATCATCGAGGACTGCAGCAACTCTGAGGAGACGGTTAAGTTGGTTCGATTCAACTGCTGGGAGAACCCTCAGTTCTCCTCCACTGTGCTCAGCGAGCTGCTCTGGCAG GTTGCGTACTCTTACACCTATGAACTGAGGCCTTACCTGGACTTGCTGCTACAGATCCTTCTCATTGAGGACTCTTGGCAGACTCACAG GATCCACAACGTACTGAAGGGAATCCCCGACGACAGAGACGGTCTTTTTGATACCATCCAGCGCTCCAAGAACCACTACCAGAAACGCGCCTACCAGTGTATTAAATGCATGGTGGCGCTCTTTACTAACTGCTCGGTGGCCTACCAGATCTTGCAG AGTAACGGTGACCTGAAGCGGAAGTGGACCTGGGCCGTGGAGTGGCTGGGCGACGAGCTGGAGCGGCGGCCCTACACGGGGAATCCCCAGTACACCTACAATAACTGGTCTCCTCCAGTCCAAAGCAACGAAACCTCCAACGGCTACTTCCTGGAGCGCTCGCACAGCGCACGGATGACGCTGGCCAAGGCCTGCGAACTGTGTCCCGAGGAG GAGCCAGATGAGCAAGAAGCACCTGATGACCAGGATTCTTCCCCCCCAGAGGACACGTCTCTGTACCCACATTCTCCTGGAACCGCTCAGTTTCAGCAG AACAACCATCCTCACGGGCAGCCGTACACGGGCCCCGCTGCCCAGCACATGAACAACCCTCAGCGTCCTGGCCCCGCCTCTGCTCCGACCCCTGGACCCACACAGACCCCCGTGCCGGGCCCCGGTCCCAGTCCTGGCCCAGGCTCGCGCGCACAAGAGAACTGGGAGCGCACAGAGGAGGTGGCCCCTGCTCCGACTTCCACCCCAGCTCCTGCCCTGCCTGAGGAGTAG